A region from the Pontixanthobacter aestiaquae genome encodes:
- the gltX gene encoding glutamate--tRNA ligase has protein sequence MTTITRFAPSPTGRLHVGNIRTALHNWMLAEKAKQDGGSGKFMLRIDDTDPERSKEKYVEAIRADLAWLGIHPDGEERQSERLEHYEKAFDALVEAGRLYRCYETAQELDLKRKVQLGRGKPPIYDRAGLTLTDEDHAAKEAEGISPHWRFKLDHEEVIDWADGVRGPQKFDPAMLSDPVVRREDGSWLYMLPSAVDDIEMGITDVLRGEDHVSNTAVQIQMFRALKAADIGDSDCPVESASPHFAHEALLVGKEGKLSKRLGSLGCDAFRERDIEPQAIIALLARLGTSQPVEPIADINVLLETFALETFSRAPAKFDDADLDRINTALVHQMEYADVKDRLPEGMGEEAWHAVRPNLETVSGAHDYWKIVTGPIELPEFSDEDREYLKQAAANLTWGDNPWGALTGALKNATGRKGKALFLPLRQALTGQNFGPDMGDLLPVLGEDVARRRLERASGME, from the coding sequence ATGACAACAATTACACGTTTTGCCCCTTCGCCTACGGGCCGCCTGCATGTCGGCAATATCCGCACTGCGCTGCATAATTGGATGCTTGCGGAGAAAGCCAAGCAAGATGGCGGTTCCGGGAAGTTCATGCTGCGCATCGACGACACCGATCCCGAGCGCAGCAAAGAGAAATATGTCGAGGCAATCCGTGCCGATCTGGCGTGGTTGGGCATCCATCCCGATGGCGAGGAACGGCAGTCCGAGCGACTTGAGCATTATGAAAAAGCTTTCGATGCGCTGGTGGAGGCTGGCCGTCTCTATCGCTGTTACGAAACCGCGCAGGAACTCGATCTGAAACGCAAGGTCCAGCTCGGACGCGGAAAGCCGCCGATTTATGATCGCGCTGGCCTGACGCTGACCGATGAAGACCATGCGGCGAAAGAAGCCGAAGGCATTAGCCCGCATTGGCGCTTCAAGCTGGATCACGAAGAGGTGATTGATTGGGCCGACGGCGTTCGCGGCCCGCAGAAATTCGATCCCGCAATGCTATCCGATCCTGTGGTTCGGCGCGAAGATGGGTCATGGCTCTACATGCTCCCCAGCGCGGTCGATGATATCGAGATGGGAATTACCGATGTTCTGCGCGGCGAGGATCATGTGTCCAACACTGCCGTTCAAATCCAGATGTTCCGTGCTCTGAAAGCGGCCGATATCGGCGATAGCGACTGTCCGGTCGAAAGCGCATCGCCGCATTTCGCGCATGAGGCATTGCTGGTTGGCAAAGAAGGCAAGCTGTCCAAGCGTCTTGGCTCGCTGGGCTGCGACGCGTTTCGTGAGCGCGACATTGAGCCTCAGGCGATCATTGCACTGCTCGCTCGCTTGGGTACCTCGCAGCCGGTCGAGCCGATTGCCGATATCAATGTGCTGCTCGAAACATTCGCGCTCGAAACATTCAGCCGGGCACCCGCAAAATTCGATGATGCCGACCTTGATCGGATCAATACCGCGCTGGTCCATCAGATGGAGTATGCAGATGTGAAGGACCGCCTGCCCGAAGGTATGGGCGAGGAAGCATGGCATGCCGTGCGTCCCAATCTGGAAACCGTCAGCGGCGCGCATGATTATTGGAAAATCGTCACCGGCCCGATCGAGCTGCCAGAATTCTCCGACGAGGATCGCGAGTACCTGAAGCAAGCAGCAGCAAATTTGACTTGGGGCGACAATCCATGGGGCGCTTTGACCGGAGCATTGAAAAACGCAACGGGCCGCAAGGGTAAGGCTTTGTTCCTGCCGCTGCGTCAGGCGCTGACGGGCCAAAACTTTGGTCCCGATATGGGCGATCTGCTGCCAGTGCTGGGTGAAGACGTTGCGCGCCGCCGTTTGGAACGGGCTTCGGGGATGGAGTAA
- a CDS encoding DUF1244 domain-containing protein yields the protein MDTNALKSSGGENDAALDELPDAVAAQAFRRLVRHLQHRHDAQNIDLMGLSGFCRNCLADWIRDAGFEGDKAAARELIHGMPQDEWKATRQTPATDEQLKRMQESVAKNGAD from the coding sequence ATGGATACGAATGCGCTCAAGTCTTCTGGCGGCGAGAACGATGCGGCCTTGGACGAATTGCCCGATGCCGTGGCGGCGCAGGCATTCCGGCGGCTGGTGCGCCATTTGCAACACCGTCATGATGCGCAGAACATCGACCTAATGGGCCTGTCCGGCTTTTGCCGGAACTGCCTGGCCGACTGGATCCGCGACGCGGGTTTCGAGGGCGACAAGGCTGCCGCGCGCGAGTTGATCCACGGGATGCCGCAGGATGAGTGGAAGGCAACCCGTCAAACGCCCGCGACCGATGAACAGCTTAAGCGGATGCAGGAAAGCGTAGCTAAGAACGGGGCCGATTAA
- a CDS encoding YebC/PmpR family DNA-binding transcriptional regulator gives MAGHSKFKNIMHRKGAQDKKRSNLFSKLSREITVAAKMGTPDPDMNPRLRLAVNTAKGQSMPKDNIQRAIDKASAGDDENYEEVRYEGYGPGGSAIIVETLTDNRNRTATAVRTAFAKNGGNLGTAGSVAHGFERLGYIEYSSEVGGEDKVLEAAMEAGAEDISSSDDGHEIWTGAEDLHEVAGSLEKALGEPKEVKLAWKPNLTVDLDEKDAGVLLKLIDTLDDDDDVQTVWGNYEISDEVMEKLDSDA, from the coding sequence ATGGCAGGCCATTCCAAATTCAAGAACATCATGCACCGCAAGGGTGCGCAGGATAAGAAGCGGTCCAACCTCTTCTCCAAGCTCAGCCGCGAGATCACCGTTGCGGCGAAAATGGGTACGCCCGATCCGGATATGAACCCGCGTCTGCGGCTGGCGGTCAACACCGCCAAGGGCCAGTCGATGCCCAAGGACAATATCCAGCGCGCGATTGATAAGGCTAGCGCGGGTGATGACGAGAATTACGAAGAAGTCCGCTATGAAGGCTACGGCCCCGGCGGCAGTGCGATTATCGTTGAAACGCTGACCGACAACCGCAATCGCACCGCGACCGCTGTGCGTACAGCCTTTGCCAAAAATGGCGGCAATCTGGGCACGGCTGGCTCGGTTGCGCACGGCTTCGAGCGGCTGGGTTATATCGAATATTCGTCCGAAGTGGGCGGCGAAGACAAAGTCCTCGAAGCGGCGATGGAGGCGGGTGCAGAAGATATTTCTTCCAGCGATGACGGCCATGAAATCTGGACTGGCGCAGAAGATCTGCACGAAGTCGCCGGAAGCCTGGAGAAAGCGCTAGGCGAACCCAAAGAGGTCAAGCTGGCATGGAAGCCTAACCTGACCGTCGATTTGGACGAAAAAGACGCGGGCGTTCTGCTCAAGCTGATCGACACGCTGGATGATGACGATGACGTCCAGACAGTCTGGGGGAACTATGAAATCTCAGACGAGGTCATGGAGAAGTTGGACTCAGACGCCTGA
- the ruvC gene encoding crossover junction endodeoxyribonuclease RuvC, which translates to MIILGLDPSLSCTGWGVIRSEGSRITHVANGQIKTDAKAPMAERLAALQSGLAGVIAKYQPERAAAEEVFVNKNPQSTLKLAQARGAVLAACGAVGLAVHEHAARKVKKAVVGTGAADKNQVQAMLKVLLPGANVAGADAADALAVAIADVHLAPRT; encoded by the coding sequence ATGATTATCCTCGGCCTTGATCCTTCGCTCAGCTGTACCGGTTGGGGCGTGATCCGGTCGGAGGGTTCGCGCATTACGCATGTGGCCAATGGCCAGATCAAAACAGATGCCAAAGCGCCAATGGCCGAGCGGTTGGCGGCCTTGCAATCGGGCCTGGCCGGAGTGATTGCGAAGTACCAGCCCGAACGCGCGGCGGCGGAGGAAGTCTTCGTCAATAAGAACCCGCAATCTACCTTGAAACTGGCGCAAGCACGAGGTGCTGTGTTGGCGGCGTGCGGTGCAGTTGGGCTCGCAGTACACGAGCATGCTGCGCGTAAGGTCAAAAAGGCGGTAGTCGGAACCGGAGCGGCGGATAAGAACCAGGTTCAGGCGATGCTGAAGGTGTTGCTACCCGGAGCTAACGTCGCCGGGGCCGATGCGGCAGATGCTTTGGCAGTGGCGATTGCCGATGTGCATTTGGCACCGCGTACCTAG
- a CDS encoding FAD-binding protein, which produces MSDDETMLKPGAVNTTWENWHETVSGQIAGMDAVLPPPDGQDYGAEMINRCTRQIQRSIASAKVRQIPYKAIGRGWSLSEAPLTDGIMLNTAALTGKKRIHHTQVVPEYRGDLTDKRGLCLVQCGNYVSELNRWLENSTQRLSFKTTGAANGQTIVGATSAGTHGSVLDFGAMHDQIVSIHLLAGDTAQFWLERASYPVVKESVATAFGATLIRDNDLFNAVVVGLGAFGVIHNVVIEARPRFLVDAHNYDKDRNGNPLTYQGTMRDRVSQLDFASDTSLDPAGRSGKPYFFQPIINPNTSPPEILVTQMYEEPWKDDHVPDYTIEENSFGPGYDFITVAGRALDLFQPLVPMFSNLVASQMFNLGRQKRSWGETFGYKSLRTKVASGTVAVPLDRADDTIEILLQLNRDIGPVPLVFGCRYVKKSSALLAFNRWDATFVVSIDGVHNDDSTDFFDAIPAAMEAANIPFTQHWGKTHGYTPERVRAAYGDNAVDKWLAARRELLPNSADRKMFDNDYLRECGLAE; this is translated from the coding sequence ATGTCAGATGACGAGACAATGCTGAAACCCGGCGCGGTCAACACGACTTGGGAAAACTGGCACGAAACCGTTTCCGGCCAGATCGCCGGCATGGATGCCGTGCTCCCGCCTCCCGACGGTCAAGACTACGGCGCCGAGATGATCAACCGCTGCACGCGCCAGATTCAGCGCTCTATCGCCAGCGCCAAGGTCCGTCAGATTCCGTATAAAGCAATTGGCCGTGGTTGGTCATTGTCCGAAGCGCCGCTGACCGACGGGATCATGCTCAACACCGCGGCGCTAACCGGCAAGAAGCGCATTCATCACACGCAAGTCGTTCCCGAATATCGCGGGGACCTGACCGACAAGCGCGGACTGTGCTTGGTCCAATGCGGGAACTATGTTTCAGAGCTGAACCGCTGGCTGGAGAATTCTACGCAGCGTCTTTCGTTCAAAACAACCGGCGCGGCGAATGGTCAGACCATTGTCGGAGCGACGTCCGCAGGCACGCATGGCTCGGTGCTCGATTTCGGGGCGATGCACGACCAGATCGTGAGCATTCATCTGCTGGCGGGCGATACCGCACAGTTCTGGCTGGAACGCGCCAGTTACCCAGTAGTTAAAGAGTCGGTAGCCACCGCGTTCGGCGCAACGCTGATCCGCGATAATGATTTGTTCAACGCAGTGGTGGTCGGGCTTGGTGCGTTTGGCGTGATCCACAATGTCGTGATCGAGGCGCGACCGCGCTTTCTGGTCGATGCGCATAATTATGACAAAGACCGCAATGGCAATCCGCTCACGTATCAGGGAACCATGCGTGATCGTGTGAGCCAGCTCGATTTCGCGTCGGACACCTCGCTCGATCCGGCCGGGCGCTCGGGCAAACCCTATTTCTTCCAGCCGATCATCAATCCCAACACCTCGCCACCAGAGATATTGGTGACACAAATGTATGAAGAGCCCTGGAAAGACGACCACGTCCCTGACTACACGATCGAGGAAAACAGCTTCGGGCCGGGATATGACTTCATCACCGTCGCGGGCCGAGCGCTTGATCTGTTTCAGCCGCTGGTCCCCATGTTCTCCAACCTAGTCGCTAGCCAGATGTTCAATCTGGGCCGTCAGAAGCGCAGTTGGGGCGAGACCTTTGGCTATAAATCGCTCCGCACAAAAGTCGCGAGTGGGACTGTAGCTGTCCCGCTAGATCGCGCGGACGACACCATCGAAATACTACTGCAACTTAACCGCGATATCGGGCCGGTCCCGCTGGTTTTCGGGTGCCGCTACGTCAAAAAATCATCGGCACTGCTGGCGTTCAACCGCTGGGATGCCACATTCGTGGTCAGTATCGACGGCGTTCACAATGACGATTCCACCGATTTCTTCGATGCCATCCCGGCTGCAATGGAAGCCGCGAACATCCCGTTCACCCAGCACTGGGGCAAGACGCACGGCTACACGCCGGAACGCGTGCGAGCGGCCTATGGAGACAATGCGGTCGATAAATGGCTGGCGGCACGGCGAGAGCTGCTCCCCAATTCGGCCGACCGGAAAATGTTCGACAATGACTATCTGCGCGAATGCGGCCTGGCTGAGTGA
- a CDS encoding glycerophosphodiester phosphodiesterase family protein → MTTPAFAQDVDNDLLIIAHRGASGERPEHTLAAYERAIDQGADYVEPDLVVSKDGVLISRHENEISGTTDVESRDEFADRRRSKTIDGQLIAGWFAEDFTLAELRTLRAKERLPHIRPENSRFDGLYQVPTFEEIVALVKAKEAELGKRIGLYPELKHPNFLLQDEGIDSVDLLVRALKKAGYTKASDPIFIQCFEVGPLQRLDQLTDVRLVQLIHPEHESPADEPSMRYVEMATPTGLAEIARYADGVGPHFSFVLNDDGSAKPFVADAHALDLKVHPWTLRRENTFMPSALRTNDNPRGVGALPILMGLLVAADVDGIFTDHPGAAVILRESGSYEP, encoded by the coding sequence ATGACAACGCCCGCTTTTGCTCAAGACGTAGACAATGATTTGCTGATCATTGCGCATCGCGGTGCGAGCGGTGAGCGCCCCGAACATACTCTGGCCGCTTACGAGCGCGCAATTGATCAGGGTGCGGATTATGTCGAACCCGATCTGGTGGTGTCTAAGGACGGCGTGCTGATCTCTCGCCATGAGAACGAGATTTCGGGCACTACCGATGTTGAAAGCCGCGATGAATTCGCCGACCGCCGCCGGAGCAAGACTATTGACGGGCAGCTGATCGCGGGATGGTTCGCCGAAGACTTCACTCTGGCAGAATTGCGGACACTGCGCGCCAAAGAGCGCCTGCCCCATATCCGCCCGGAGAACTCCCGGTTTGACGGGCTGTATCAAGTGCCGACATTTGAAGAGATCGTCGCGCTGGTGAAAGCCAAAGAGGCGGAGCTGGGCAAACGCATCGGTCTCTATCCCGAGCTCAAGCATCCCAATTTCCTGCTGCAGGATGAAGGGATCGACAGCGTCGATCTGCTGGTGCGGGCGCTCAAGAAAGCAGGTTACACCAAGGCCAGCGATCCCATCTTTATCCAGTGTTTTGAAGTTGGTCCGCTCCAGCGTCTCGACCAACTCACCGATGTCCGCCTGGTGCAATTGATCCACCCTGAGCATGAAAGCCCGGCGGATGAGCCAAGTATGCGCTATGTGGAGATGGCAACGCCGACTGGCCTCGCCGAGATCGCCAGATATGCTGACGGCGTTGGCCCGCATTTCAGCTTTGTTCTGAACGATGATGGCAGCGCAAAGCCGTTTGTGGCGGATGCGCATGCGTTGGACTTGAAAGTACATCCCTGGACCTTGCGGCGGGAGAATACCTTCATGCCATCGGCGCTTCGTACCAATGATAATCCGCGCGGTGTCGGTGCTTTGCCGATCCTGATGGGTTTGCTGGTTGCCGCCGATGTCGACGGTATTTTTACCGATCACCCGGGCGCTGCGGTGATACTCCGCGAAAGCGGTAGTTACGAGCCATAG
- a CDS encoding S41 family peptidase: protein MRKSLIFVTLLFAPATGVAQDEAASIELDNPGFEQAEPGSALTGWGGNMLPADGDVAGYKAVIDTADPAAGSASVRIESQGVIDAGKFGTITRALDVTALRGRKIRLTGMARVDSPAPKHAGFWLRVDRPGGQSGFFDNMGDRPITSGAWQSYSIEGDVAADANQIVFGFLVQGQGKAWVDDFAVEDIGPMDLPHFEGVGTPVGPTRDGSVEGDVAAAPVTDRGVTNLQALARVYGLVRWFHPSDQAAEADWGRFLIGAIPRVEGAETSTELATTLAELFQPVAPAVRINEIGDAFTVPLYASTRHLQWTYHGFPSPLSRAYSSERMEVPAAKTPSEIAENITEKIAIFLPLSVPIDDSGSTIPKRDTPAVESGKPEGWLPAGHDRTTRIAGIVSAWAMFDHFYPYWDVVDTDWDAIFAPMLQDAALASDDIAYRDVLLRLVEGLHDGHGGVNYRDEGRALLPLDWEWIENELVITAPPAGAPDASGYRPGMVVKAIDGVPVQDAIAAKKARISGSDQWKTELALSRLRYSHEVGQRLLLIEDADGAQSEITLPLSPMSRDERVREPKPDVVSELEPGIVYVDIDRLTDTRFSDGKAQIESAKGLVFDLRGYPKGRYAYLSHMTDSPIRSAEMNIPSQTLPHAQFDSWQEGGWRITPALPRYTDKVVFITDGGAISWSESILGTVKANGLGTIIGVPTAGANGNVTTFRIPGGYQLRWTGMQVKNRDGTQHHILGVQPDIRVERTLAGVRERRDELLDAALAEVKRQMAED, encoded by the coding sequence ATGCGTAAGTCACTGATTTTTGTAACGCTGTTGTTTGCGCCCGCTACTGGCGTAGCGCAGGATGAGGCAGCTTCTATCGAACTGGACAACCCTGGTTTCGAACAAGCCGAGCCAGGTTCTGCACTGACCGGCTGGGGCGGCAATATGCTACCCGCTGACGGGGACGTAGCGGGCTACAAAGCCGTTATCGATACGGCTGATCCGGCGGCTGGCTCGGCCAGCGTGCGGATCGAATCGCAAGGCGTGATTGATGCGGGTAAGTTTGGGACGATTACCCGGGCGCTGGATGTAACAGCACTGCGCGGACGAAAGATCAGACTGACCGGCATGGCTCGGGTTGATTCGCCCGCCCCAAAACATGCCGGCTTCTGGCTGCGCGTTGACCGCCCTGGAGGCCAGAGTGGTTTCTTCGACAATATGGGCGATCGGCCGATCACTTCGGGGGCATGGCAAAGCTATAGCATTGAAGGCGATGTGGCCGCCGATGCGAACCAGATAGTGTTTGGCTTCTTGGTGCAGGGCCAGGGAAAAGCTTGGGTCGATGACTTTGCCGTCGAGGATATAGGCCCGATGGATCTGCCCCACTTCGAAGGCGTCGGGACGCCGGTCGGGCCTACACGCGATGGGTCTGTTGAAGGGGATGTCGCTGCTGCGCCTGTAACCGATCGCGGTGTTACCAATTTGCAGGCTTTGGCCAGAGTCTATGGATTGGTGCGTTGGTTCCATCCTAGTGATCAAGCTGCGGAAGCCGATTGGGGTCGTTTTCTGATTGGGGCAATCCCGAGAGTCGAAGGCGCAGAAACCTCAACCGAGCTTGCTACGACTCTCGCTGAACTGTTCCAACCCGTTGCCCCTGCGGTGCGTATCAATGAAATAGGCGACGCGTTTACGGTCCCTTTATATGCAAGCACCCGCCATCTGCAGTGGACGTATCACGGCTTCCCTTCCCCGCTGAGCAGAGCCTACAGTTCTGAACGTATGGAAGTTCCTGCTGCCAAGACGCCTTCTGAAATTGCAGAAAATATTACTGAGAAAATCGCAATTTTCCTGCCGCTTAGTGTGCCCATCGACGATTCCGGAAGTACTATACCTAAACGCGACACACCGGCTGTCGAAAGCGGTAAGCCCGAGGGATGGTTACCCGCAGGCCATGACCGCACTACCCGCATCGCAGGAATTGTATCGGCATGGGCGATGTTCGATCACTTCTATCCTTATTGGGATGTCGTCGATACTGATTGGGATGCGATCTTTGCGCCGATGCTGCAAGATGCAGCTTTGGCATCCGATGACATTGCGTACCGTGATGTTCTGCTGCGGTTGGTAGAAGGTCTTCATGATGGTCATGGCGGCGTCAATTATCGCGATGAAGGCCGTGCGCTGCTCCCGCTTGATTGGGAATGGATCGAGAATGAGCTGGTCATTACCGCACCCCCGGCCGGTGCCCCCGATGCATCCGGCTATCGGCCTGGAATGGTGGTAAAGGCAATCGACGGCGTGCCGGTTCAGGATGCAATTGCCGCCAAGAAGGCGCGTATTTCCGGCAGTGACCAATGGAAGACCGAGCTGGCACTGTCTCGGCTGCGATATTCGCATGAAGTTGGTCAGCGCCTGCTACTGATCGAAGATGCGGATGGTGCGCAAAGCGAGATTACCCTTCCGTTGAGTCCCATGAGCCGCGACGAGCGGGTTCGGGAACCGAAACCCGACGTTGTGAGCGAGTTGGAACCGGGCATTGTCTATGTCGATATTGATCGCCTCACTGATACCCGTTTTTCGGATGGGAAGGCTCAGATTGAATCTGCGAAGGGCCTGGTGTTCGATCTTCGCGGATATCCGAAGGGGCGATACGCATATCTTTCGCATATGACCGATTCTCCAATCCGTTCGGCTGAAATGAATATCCCGTCACAGACATTGCCCCATGCGCAGTTTGACAGCTGGCAGGAAGGTGGCTGGCGGATCACGCCGGCCTTGCCCCGCTATACCGACAAAGTCGTCTTCATCACCGATGGCGGCGCCATCAGTTGGTCTGAATCCATCCTTGGCACGGTGAAGGCCAATGGGCTTGGCACGATAATCGGCGTGCCGACAGCCGGAGCCAATGGCAATGTCACAACCTTCCGCATACCGGGCGGATACCAACTCCGCTGGACCGGGATGCAGGTTAAAAATCGCGACGGGACCCAGCATCATATTCTGGGGGTCCAACCTGATATCCGGGTTGAGCGGACGCTTGCAGGCGTGCGCGAGCGGCGTGATGAGCTGCTTGATGCTGCGCTTGCCGAAGTGAAGCGGCAGATGGCGGAAGACTGA
- the pyk gene encoding pyruvate kinase, which yields MEKRQIPYLDPRGRKVKILATVGPASRDPEMLLKLIRAGADAFRVNMSHGEHATHAETIAAIRAIEKDLNRPIAIFCDLQGPKLRVGKFKDGKAVIRHSGHFTLDRNPEPGDETRVELPHPELFGLMEKGQRLLINDGKIQLKVIRADENEILCSAVVGGVISDRKGVNVPDAEIPIPALTAKDRKDLAFAVEQNADWIGLSFVQRPEDLAEARKLMGGHGALCAKIEKPMAVRRLDEIIEMSDGIMVARGDLGVELNPEEVPPLQKKIVNKTRIAGKPVIVATQMLESMIESPAPTRAEVSDVANAVYDGADAVMLSAETAAGEWPEEAVTIMDRISAQVERDEAYLDRVRFLDTPPDRTTADALAHSCMTIADTVPIAAITVFTGSGSTARRVARERPSVPMLVLTPRLQTARRLALLWGAHAVMTRDIGSFEEMIAKGKRMALRHRFGVAGSKLIALAGVPFGTPGSTNLLHIVTLAGDELEKYSQ from the coding sequence ATGGAAAAGCGCCAAATACCCTATCTCGACCCTCGCGGACGTAAGGTCAAAATTCTCGCAACGGTGGGCCCCGCCAGCCGCGATCCCGAAATGTTGCTCAAACTGATCCGCGCCGGGGCCGATGCGTTTCGCGTCAATATGAGCCATGGCGAACATGCGACCCATGCGGAAACCATCGCGGCCATCCGCGCGATTGAGAAAGATTTGAACCGCCCGATCGCGATCTTCTGTGATTTGCAGGGCCCGAAACTGCGCGTCGGCAAGTTCAAGGATGGCAAGGCCGTTATCCGCCACTCGGGCCATTTCACACTCGACCGTAATCCTGAACCGGGCGACGAAACGCGTGTTGAACTGCCGCACCCCGAGCTATTCGGCCTGATGGAGAAAGGTCAGCGGCTGCTGATCAATGACGGAAAGATCCAACTCAAAGTCATCCGCGCAGATGAAAACGAGATCCTGTGCTCTGCTGTTGTTGGTGGAGTAATTTCGGATCGCAAGGGGGTGAATGTCCCGGATGCGGAAATTCCCATTCCAGCGCTGACTGCCAAAGACCGCAAAGACCTCGCATTCGCTGTCGAACAGAATGCCGACTGGATCGGCCTCAGTTTTGTTCAGCGGCCCGAAGATCTGGCCGAGGCGCGCAAGCTGATGGGTGGTCATGGCGCGCTGTGTGCCAAGATCGAAAAGCCGATGGCGGTGCGCCGTCTCGACGAGATAATCGAGATGTCCGACGGAATCATGGTCGCGCGCGGTGATTTGGGAGTCGAGCTAAATCCCGAAGAAGTGCCGCCGCTGCAGAAGAAGATCGTCAACAAAACGCGTATCGCGGGCAAGCCGGTGATCGTAGCAACGCAAATGCTCGAAAGCATGATTGAAAGCCCCGCCCCGACCCGCGCAGAAGTCTCTGACGTGGCGAACGCAGTGTATGACGGCGCCGATGCCGTAATGCTTAGCGCAGAAACTGCGGCGGGCGAATGGCCCGAGGAAGCCGTTACGATCATGGACCGGATCAGTGCACAGGTGGAGCGGGACGAAGCCTATCTCGACCGGGTTCGTTTCCTGGATACGCCGCCTGACCGGACCACCGCCGACGCCTTGGCACATAGCTGTATGACCATCGCCGACACGGTGCCTATCGCTGCGATTACCGTCTTCACCGGGTCGGGTAGCACCGCGCGCCGCGTGGCCCGCGAACGCCCCTCGGTGCCGATGCTGGTACTGACACCGCGCTTGCAAACCGCCCGCCGCCTAGCCCTTTTGTGGGGTGCCCACGCGGTGATGACGCGGGACATAGGCAGCTTCGAAGAGATGATCGCAAAGGGCAAGCGCATGGCGCTGCGCCACCGCTTCGGTGTGGCTGGCAGCAAGCTGATCGCGCTCGCAGGCGTTCCCTTCGGCACACCAGGCAGCACGAATTTGCTGCATATTGTGACGTTGGCGGGTGATGAGCTCGAGAAATATAGCCAGTGA
- a CDS encoding ArsC family reductase, with the protein MTIEMYGIPNCDTVKKARKWLDANGVEFTFHNYKKEGADSDKLTEWVEAKGWEALLNKRGTTFRKLDDSDKANIDAAKAVTLMTQNPSMIKRPVVEHAKDGEPGLLVGFEEDEWSAAFS; encoded by the coding sequence GTGACTATCGAAATGTACGGCATTCCCAATTGCGACACGGTCAAGAAGGCGCGCAAATGGCTGGATGCGAACGGTGTCGAATTCACTTTCCATAACTACAAGAAAGAGGGTGCGGATTCGGACAAGCTGACAGAATGGGTCGAAGCTAAGGGCTGGGAAGCGCTGCTTAACAAGCGCGGCACAACATTCCGCAAGCTGGACGATTCAGACAAGGCCAACATCGACGCTGCAAAGGCTGTCACACTGATGACGCAGAACCCGAGCATGATTAAACGGCCGGTGGTCGAACATGCCAAAGATGGTGAACCCGGCCTTCTGGTTGGCTTTGAGGAAGACGAATGGTCCGCAGCTTTTTCCTAG
- a CDS encoding heavy metal-binding domain-containing protein — translation MAGPWKDARGITVSTTPTLEGQPIQQYLGIVTGEVIVGANVVRDMFANIRDIVGGRSGSYERILSDARKQAIEELQAECGSIGGNAVVGVDLDYEVIGGTGSMLMVSASGTAVKV, via the coding sequence ATGGCAGGCCCTTGGAAGGACGCGCGCGGCATCACCGTTTCGACCACACCGACGCTGGAAGGGCAACCGATCCAGCAATATCTCGGCATCGTGACCGGCGAAGTAATCGTCGGTGCTAATGTTGTGCGCGATATGTTTGCCAATATTCGAGACATCGTGGGTGGCCGCTCCGGTTCGTACGAACGTATCCTGAGCGATGCACGCAAGCAGGCGATCGAAGAATTGCAGGCCGAATGCGGTTCGATCGGGGGCAACGCCGTGGTTGGTGTGGATCTGGATTACGAAGTGATCGGCGGCACAGGATCGATGCTGATGGTCAGCGCCAGCGGAACGGCAGTGAAGGTCTGA
- a CDS encoding DUF2312 domain-containing protein → MADATDDRLRLLIERIERLEEEKKGIADDIRDVYAEAKAVGYDPKIMRQVVRLRKMDANDRNEMEMVLDTYKNALGLD, encoded by the coding sequence ATGGCTGATGCCACCGACGACCGTCTGCGCCTTCTGATCGAGCGTATCGAACGCCTCGAAGAAGAGAAGAAAGGCATCGCTGACGATATTCGTGATGTCTATGCCGAGGCAAAAGCCGTCGGTTACGATCCCAAAATCATGCGCCAGGTTGTTCGCTTGCGCAAAATGGACGCCAATGACCGCAACGAGATGGAAATGGTTCTCGACACTTATAAGAACGCGCTCGGTCTCGACTAG